A genomic region of Metopolophium dirhodum isolate CAU chromosome 1, ASM1992520v1, whole genome shotgun sequence contains the following coding sequences:
- the LOC132936366 gene encoding uncharacterized protein LOC132936366: protein MDMNQILKDLPKEMRAMHIKGERAKRELAELENKEKYAVRKLMEATLQKKKENEAMLKAAQESLDCLIQKLNERKAKSEILMKKINQKRSNSLMVDMQDREAAQNHAEITKRMMEKIQEQTEIVEKQTIILKRSHGSKESSKYYRSKINNLKAEIADKQNELDYVLNVYTGLGKACQEMHQKNVNKSSECKEMDENAIALQTNVDLLDEDIHKLTSE, encoded by the exons ATGGACAtgaatcaaattttgaaagaCCTTCCCAAG gaAATGCGAGCAATGCATATCAAAGGAGAAAGAGCAAAACGTGAGTTGGCTGAATTGGAGAATAAGGAAAAGTATGCTGTAAGGAAGTTGATGGAGGCAACATTACAAAAGAAAAAGGAGAACGAgg cGATGTTAAAAGCGGCTCAAGAAAGCTTGGATTGCTTGATACAAAAACTTAATGAGCGTAAGGCTAAAAGCGAAATTTTGATGAAGAAAATCAATCAAAAACGCAGTAACTCGCTCATGGTAGACATGCAGGATAGAGAAGCAGCTCA aaatcatgCTGAGATTACCAAACGAATGATGGAAAAGATACAAGAGCAAACCGAAATCGTAGAA AAGCAAACTATCATACTGAAACGTTCACATGGATCCAAAGAATCGTCCAAATACTATCGTTCTAAGATAAACAATTTGAAAGCAGAGATTGCGGATAAACAAAATGAACTGGATTATGTGCTGAATGTATACACGGGGTTAGGCAAAGC TTGCCAGGAGATGCATCAAAAAAACGTCAATAAGTCATCGGAATGCAAGGAAATGGATGAGAATGCTATTGCATTGCAGACCAACGTTGATTTATTGGACGAAGACATACATAAGTTGACTTCTGAATAA